Genomic window (Moraxella haemolytica):
TTATTATGACCGTGCTGAAAAAGCAGGTGCCTTGCATACACCGCACCTACTACTAGAAGCATTATCATGGCACCAACGCTTCATTGAAACTGGTGATATGCGTATCAAGTAATCAGACAGCTTGGATGATATCCATAAAAATACGGCGGTTAATGACTGCCGTATTTTTATGTCGCAGTAAAAGTCTATACGCTATAAATAATAAGATTAGAAGTCATTGTATAAACTTTATGAATCCGGCCGGCATGATTAAACCGTCTAAAGTTGTAATAGTTAAAAAAGCACCTACCGATGTGATGGCAGGTGCTTTTTGCTTGCTTTATTGTGTATTTTTTAGCGTTCTAGAATGCAAGTTACGCCTTGACCGCCAGCAGCACAGATTGAAATCAACGCACGCCCTGAGCCTTTTTGTGCCAAAAGTTTGGCAGCGGTAGCCAAGATACGACCTCCTGTGGCGGCAAACGGGTGTCCGGCAGCAAGACTTGAGCCGTTCACATTAAGCTTGCTACGGTCAATTGAGCCAAGTGGTGCGTCAAGCCCTAAGCGATGTTTGCAGAATTTTTCATCTTCCCATGCTGCCAAAGTGGACAGTACCTGTGAAGCAAATGCCTCATGAATCTCATAAAAATCAAAGTCTTGCAAGGTCAAGCCTGCACGCTGTAACATTTTGGGTACGGCATAGGCAGGTACCATCAACAACCCTTCGGTAATACCGTCTTTGCCGATGAAATCTACCGCCGCTGTCCGCTGATGGGTGATGTAGGCAAGCGGTTCATAACCATGTTCTGCTGCCCAGTCATCGCTAGATAGTAATACGCATGATGCACCGTCAGTCAGTGGTGTGGAGTTGGCAGCGGTCATGGTAGGGTTGATATTTTTCTTACCAAAGACAGGCTTTAGACTGGCGAGCTTATCAAGTGTGGTGTCAGCACGCAGGTTGTTGTCTTGAGTCAGCCCTTTGTAAGGGGTGATTAGGTCGTCAAAAAAACCTTCATTATAGGCACGAGACAGGTTTTGATGGCTATCAAATGCCAATTTGTCTTGTTCGGTGCGACTGATGTTCCACTCTAGAGCGGTGATTGCTTGATGCTCACCCATGGATAGGCGAGTTCGTGGTTCGCCATTTTCAGGGAATGCAAGCAATTTTTTTGGATTGATGGTGCTTAGAGCTGCTAGGCGAGCTTTCGTGTCTTTGGCGGTGTTTAGGCGTAAGAGTGACTTTCTAATACCATCACCTAGAGCAATCGGTGCGTCTGAGGTGGTGTCTGTGCCACCTGCAATGCCACTATCAATGATACCAAGGGCGATTTTATTAGCAACCGCAAAAGCAGCCTGTAGCCCTGTGCCACACGCTTGGGAGATGTCATAGGTGGGTGTGGTGGCAGGCAGACTGGTGTTTAATACAGCTTCACGAGTTAGGTTCAAATCTCGACTGTGCTTTAAGACTGTACCAGCCACAACTTCGCCAATCTCTTTATCTGCCAGATTAAAGCGACTAACCAATCCTTCTAGGGTGGCACTGAGCATATCAATATTACTGGCATCAGCATAGGCACCGTTTGAGCGGGCAAAAGGAATGCGGTTTGCACCTAAGATGGCAACTTTTTTAATGGTCATAAAAACTCCTTAATAATCGGTTTAAAGAAATTAGCTTAGTAAATAAAGCTAGATTAGCATTATTTTATAAAAAATGGAAAGATTGACTTAATTTGTAACAATAATTTTTATAAGATTAAATTTTGCAAAATAATAATTTGATCAGAGAGGCGGGTGCATGTTTAAGATTTCTTGATGAAAAATCTAGGGGTTTTTGGGTGGCATAATGGTTTTTTTATGTTAGAATGGGTAATTTATTATTGATAAATTCATTCATGAAATGGAGGGGTAAAGCTATGAGCGACCGTTATGGTGAGTTGGTTCAGTCATCTTTGGGAAGAAAAGTTGCCAAAAATCTTGGTTTGCCGTTGCCGATTAAGCTGGACCGTTATGAAGCAGGTCAACCTGTTATTCGTGGTGAAGTTGCTTTGGCGGTATCAGTTGGCGATGATACTTTGGTGGCGGATGCTTTGCAGGATATTTTGGTAAAACTTGATGCCAAAATCACCACACAACAAGACTTACATACCAAGCTAAGTGATGAGAATGCTCGCTTTAAGGTGGCGATTTTTGATGCGACAAATATCAAAAACACCGATGAGTTAAAGCAGGTGTATGAGTTTTTTCACGCCATCGCCAGACACATCAAATCTTCTGGGCGCATTGTCATCATCGCTCGTCCGTCATGTTGTACAGGTAGCGATGTGGGTTTTGCTTTGGCTCAAAGAGCCTTGCTTGGTTTTACCAAATCAGTTGCCAAGGAATTTAAAAAAGGCATTACTGCCAATGTCATTTATACACAAGTGGGAGCAGAGGCTCATCTTGAGCACGCATTAAGATTCTTCTTGTCTGCCAAGTCCGCTTATGTATCAGGTCAGCCCATCACCTTGACTGTGGGCGGTCAGGTAGATACGAGTGATTTTGATGATGCAAAACCGTTGGCAGGCAAAAAAATCCTTGTAACAGGTGCGTCTCGTGGTATTGGTGCGGCGGTAGCACAGGTTTTAGCAAGAGATGGTGCTAAGTTATACTGCTTAGATGTGCCACAAAGCCTAGCAGAGCTTCAGGTAGTGGCAGGAAATTTGGGTGGTCAAGCCTTGCCACTTGATATTACCAATGAGAATGCTGCTAAAGAGATTTTGGAACAATGCGGTGTGCTAGATGGCATTGTTCATAATGCTGGAGTTACTCGTGATAAGACTTTGGCAAATATGAGTGAAGATAAATGGGATTTGGTGTTAAGCATTAACCTAAAGGCCATTCATACCATCAATGAGTATTTGATTGCCAATGGTGGGGTGAGTGATGTTGCACGCATCGTCTGCGTGTCATCAATCTCAGGTATTGCAGGTAATTTGGGTCAAACCAACTATGCCATGAGTAAGGCTGGTGTCATCGGTTTGGTAGAGGCAACAGCACGGACATTTGACGGTTCAAATAAGACCATCAATGCGGTTGCACCAGGATTTATTGAAACTAAGATGACCAGTCTTATTCCATTTGCTATCAGGGAGGCAGGACGGCGTATGAATTCTATGAGTCAAGGTGGAGAGCCTGTGGATGTGGCAGAAACCATCGCTTGGCTACTATCGCCTAAAGCATCAGGCTTAAATGGTAATATTGTACGAGTCTGTGGTCAAAGCGTGCTTGGAGCTTAATGTTTTGTTGAGTTTTGAGATATTTATCAGCCAAACGGTCTAAAAATATGACGGTTTGGCGACTTAAAAATCCTAACAATTATATTGCAATATAACGATTGTTGATTGCATTTTATGTACATGAAGGTATCTTATGGCAGAACAACATTTTAAAGAATTGCCAAAAATGCACACCACTTATGCCAATGTTATCAAAAGTTTGATTCCTATTGGCGATAATAAGGCAAAGACTTTGCCTGAATCGATATATCAAGTGGATCATCTGGCCATTGATGAGCAGAATTTAAGAGAGTATCGTAAAATCTGTGGGTTCATCAATGACGGTCGTGTACCACCAACTTATTTTGCGGTGTTGTCGCAGACTTTGCAGATGAATATGATGGCAAAGCCAGATTTTCCCTTTGCCATGCTTGGCTTGGTGCACATAGAAAACAGCGTAACACAGCATCGCATTATTTATGATAGTGAAACGGTGTCATTATCGGTGCGT
Coding sequences:
- a CDS encoding 3-oxoacyl-ACP reductase, which translates into the protein MSDRYGELVQSSLGRKVAKNLGLPLPIKLDRYEAGQPVIRGEVALAVSVGDDTLVADALQDILVKLDAKITTQQDLHTKLSDENARFKVAIFDATNIKNTDELKQVYEFFHAIARHIKSSGRIVIIARPSCCTGSDVGFALAQRALLGFTKSVAKEFKKGITANVIYTQVGAEAHLEHALRFFLSAKSAYVSGQPITLTVGGQVDTSDFDDAKPLAGKKILVTGASRGIGAAVAQVLARDGAKLYCLDVPQSLAELQVVAGNLGGQALPLDITNENAAKEILEQCGVLDGIVHNAGVTRDKTLANMSEDKWDLVLSINLKAIHTINEYLIANGGVSDVARIVCVSSISGIAGNLGQTNYAMSKAGVIGLVEATARTFDGSNKTINAVAPGFIETKMTSLIPFAIREAGRRMNSMSQGGEPVDVAETIAWLLSPKASGLNGNIVRVCGQSVLGA
- a CDS encoding acetyl-CoA C-acetyltransferase, translating into MTIKKVAILGANRIPFARSNGAYADASNIDMLSATLEGLVSRFNLADKEIGEVVAGTVLKHSRDLNLTREAVLNTSLPATTPTYDISQACGTGLQAAFAVANKIALGIIDSGIAGGTDTTSDAPIALGDGIRKSLLRLNTAKDTKARLAALSTINPKKLLAFPENGEPRTRLSMGEHQAITALEWNISRTEQDKLAFDSHQNLSRAYNEGFFDDLITPYKGLTQDNNLRADTTLDKLASLKPVFGKKNINPTMTAANSTPLTDGASCVLLSSDDWAAEHGYEPLAYITHQRTAAVDFIGKDGITEGLLMVPAYAVPKMLQRAGLTLQDFDFYEIHEAFASQVLSTLAAWEDEKFCKHRLGLDAPLGSIDRSKLNVNGSSLAAGHPFAATGGRILATAAKLLAQKGSGRALISICAAGGQGVTCILER